Proteins encoded by one window of Superficieibacter sp. HKU1:
- a CDS encoding isochorismatase family protein produces the protein MSTPANFNGAHPVIDANDAVMLLIDHQSGLFQTVGDMPMPELRARAAALAKIATLAKLPVITTASVPQGPNGPLIPEIHANAPHAQYVARKGEINAWDNPEFVAAVKATGRKTLIIAGTITSVCMAFPSISAVAEGYKVFAVIDASGTYSKMAQEITLARIVQAGVVPIDTGAVASELQATWNREDAGEWAEVYTNIFPAYQLLMESYTKAQEVAQNSEKLDSQR, from the coding sequence ATGTCTACCCCAGCGAACTTTAATGGTGCACATCCGGTCATTGATGCCAATGATGCAGTCATGCTGCTGATCGATCATCAAAGCGGCCTGTTTCAAACCGTGGGCGATATGCCAATGCCGGAGCTGCGGGCGCGCGCCGCCGCGCTGGCGAAAATCGCGACGCTGGCGAAACTGCCGGTGATCACTACGGCCTCAGTACCACAAGGACCAAACGGCCCGCTGATCCCGGAAATTCACGCCAACGCGCCGCACGCTCAGTATGTGGCCCGTAAAGGCGAGATTAACGCCTGGGATAATCCGGAATTTGTCGCCGCAGTAAAAGCCACCGGGCGGAAAACGCTGATAATTGCTGGCACCATCACCAGCGTTTGCATGGCGTTCCCGTCAATCAGCGCCGTGGCTGAAGGCTATAAAGTGTTCGCCGTGATCGACGCGTCCGGGACCTACAGCAAGATGGCGCAGGAAATTACTCTGGCGCGCATCGTGCAGGCGGGCGTAGTGCCGATAGATACCGGTGCCGTGGCATCGGAGCTTCAGGCAACGTGGAACCGCGAAGATGCGGGCGAGTGGGCGGAAGTCTACACCAACATATTCCCGGCCTATCAGCTGTTGATGGAAAGCTACACCAAAGCGCAGGAAGTGGCGCAAAACAGCGAAAAACTGGACTCTCAGCGCTAA
- a CDS encoding pirin family protein has product MKQITGVYTAPRPHWVGDGFPVRSLFSYQSHGKNLSPFLLLDYAGPHTFPGDGMKRGVGEHPHRGFETVTIVYAGEVEHRDSIGNGGVIGPGDVQWMTAGSGILHQEFHSEAFSRQGGELKMAQLWVNLPAKDKMTSPGYQSLTDAVIPVIRLPDDSGRLRVIAGNYAGTSGPARTFSPVNVWDIALHQNREVTIEQPVGWSSALVVMEGSVEVNGATTAHESQLIVLSQEGSKIHLRASSDAKVLALAGEPLNEPIVGYGPFVMNTNAEIADAIRDFNTGRFGQM; this is encoded by the coding sequence ATGAAACAGATTACGGGTGTATATACCGCGCCACGTCCGCACTGGGTGGGTGATGGCTTCCCGGTTCGTTCATTGTTTTCTTATCAGTCGCACGGCAAAAACCTGAGTCCTTTTCTGTTACTGGACTATGCCGGGCCGCACACCTTCCCCGGGGATGGTATGAAGCGCGGCGTTGGCGAGCATCCGCACCGCGGGTTTGAAACCGTGACTATCGTTTATGCCGGTGAAGTTGAACACCGCGACTCAATCGGCAACGGCGGCGTGATCGGGCCCGGCGATGTGCAGTGGATGACGGCAGGCTCAGGCATTCTGCATCAGGAGTTTCACTCGGAGGCATTTTCGCGCCAGGGCGGCGAACTGAAAATGGCGCAACTGTGGGTCAACCTGCCAGCGAAAGACAAGATGACTTCTCCGGGGTATCAGAGCCTCACTGACGCCGTCATCCCTGTTATCAGGCTTCCCGACGACAGCGGCCGGCTACGCGTTATTGCAGGGAATTACGCCGGGACGTCAGGCCCGGCGCGTACCTTCTCGCCAGTAAACGTGTGGGATATTGCCTTACATCAGAATCGTGAAGTCACTATTGAACAACCGGTCGGCTGGAGCAGCGCGCTGGTTGTTATGGAAGGCAGTGTTGAGGTCAACGGGGCTACCACCGCTCATGAATCGCAGTTGATCGTACTGAGTCAGGAAGGCAGCAAAATCCATCTTCGTGCCAGCAGCGACGCTAAAGTGCTGGCGCTGGCGGGAGAGCCGTTAAACGAACCTATTGTCGGCTACGGCCCCTTCGTTATGAACACTAATGCTGAAATTGCGGACGCCATCCGTGATTTCAATACCGGCCGCTTCGGCCAGATGTAA
- a CDS encoding LysR family transcriptional regulator: protein MAMQNLNDFVWFVHVVEHGGFAAAGRALDMPKSKLSRRIAQLEENLGVRLIHRTTRKFTVTEVGHTFYQHCKAMLVEAEAAQDAIAMVRAEPRGRVKLTCPVTLLHVHIGPMLARFMMRYPGIHLQLEATNRQVDLVGEGVDVAIRVRPRPFDDSDLVMKILADRGHCLVASPALVQKMGKPQSPADLSQWPGLSMSAGKHIHKWALGRTDGARAEVHFTPRFITSDMLALREAAIAGVGIVQLPILMVRDQLASGELVRVLVEWEPQREVIHVVFPSRRGLLPAVRTLVDFLTAEYERMVEE, encoded by the coding sequence GTGGCGATGCAGAATCTGAATGATTTCGTCTGGTTTGTTCACGTGGTTGAGCATGGAGGGTTTGCGGCGGCCGGACGAGCCCTGGATATGCCGAAATCAAAACTTAGCCGTCGCATTGCGCAACTGGAGGAGAATCTCGGCGTCCGGCTGATACACCGCACGACGCGGAAATTTACGGTCACAGAAGTAGGCCACACCTTTTACCAGCACTGTAAAGCGATGCTGGTCGAGGCGGAGGCGGCTCAGGACGCGATTGCTATGGTGCGGGCCGAGCCGAGAGGAAGGGTGAAACTCACCTGTCCGGTGACGCTGCTGCATGTCCACATCGGCCCGATGCTGGCACGATTTATGATGCGCTATCCTGGGATCCATCTGCAACTGGAAGCGACGAACCGGCAGGTAGATTTAGTGGGTGAAGGTGTTGATGTCGCTATACGCGTTCGTCCCCGGCCTTTCGATGACAGTGATTTGGTGATGAAGATATTGGCCGATCGCGGACATTGCCTGGTTGCCAGTCCTGCGCTGGTACAGAAAATGGGAAAACCGCAATCGCCTGCGGATCTGAGTCAGTGGCCGGGATTGAGCATGTCGGCTGGCAAACATATTCATAAATGGGCGCTTGGCCGCACGGACGGCGCGCGAGCGGAGGTTCACTTTACACCGCGATTTATCACCTCCGATATGCTGGCGCTGCGGGAAGCGGCGATTGCCGGGGTCGGGATCGTGCAGTTACCAATCCTGATGGTTCGCGATCAGTTAGCCTCCGGCGAATTAGTTCGGGTGCTAGTTGAATGGGAGCCGCAGCGCGAAGTTATTCATGTGGTTTTCCCTTCCCGGCGCGGGCTTTTGCCGGCGGTCAGAACGTTAGTTGATTTCTTGACCGCGGAGTATGAGCGAATGGTGGAGGAATAA
- the dsbG gene encoding thiol:disulfide interchange protein DsbG: MSEWWRNKRGSGIDSLRASSPQTLFQRELYIPQGRQLWKKLNAAQGIKEGNPEEKRKMVVFADPICPYCKQFRAAARPWISSGKVELNTLLVAVINPKSGQYASAILNADDPAKAWNDDEMSDGKKRPEPPASTPKETFNLLQCHKQLMDETGAVATPAIASVFCHSIFLPATPALSRLNTVN, from the coding sequence ATGAGCGAATGGTGGAGGAATAAAAGGGGAAGTGGGATTGACTCGTTGCGGGCGTCCTCCCCGCAAACTCTGTTCCAGCGCGAATTGTACATTCCTCAGGGGCGGCAACTGTGGAAAAAGCTCAACGCTGCGCAGGGGATCAAGGAAGGTAATCCAGAGGAGAAACGGAAAATGGTGGTATTCGCCGATCCGATCTGCCCGTACTGTAAACAATTCCGGGCAGCCGCCCGACCGTGGATCAGTTCCGGTAAAGTGGAACTGAACACGCTGTTAGTGGCGGTGATTAACCCCAAAAGCGGGCAATATGCGTCTGCAATCCTTAACGCTGATGATCCTGCGAAAGCCTGGAACGACGATGAAATGTCTGACGGAAAAAAGCGTCCTGAACCGCCAGCCAGTACACCGAAAGAGACCTTCAACCTGCTGCAATGCCATAAGCAGCTTATGGACGAAACCGGTGCAGTAGCAACTCCGGCAATAGCGTCAGTTTTCTGCCACTCCATTTTTTTACCAGCCACACCCGCGCTCTCACGTCTGAACACCGTTAATTAA
- the uxuA gene encoding mannonate dehydratase — MQMTMRWFGPVEDKISLEYIRQVPGVEGVVGALYDVPVGDVWSMEKVRALADQVQQAGLKMDVIESVNIHDDIKIGLPSRDQLIANYQQTIRNLAEIGVKVICYNFMPVFDWMKTDMNYVLPDGSLTMAFEKKGIDKTLDEVVKEVLDNSNGFALPGWEPERLAKVQELFAKYKDVDDAKLRENLVYFLERVIPVCEEVGIKMAIHPDDPPYSIFGLPRIVKNRDDLDWICNAVDSEANGITLCTGSIAEDPDNDVYQILAEFTRRKRIHFAHVRNIKLIKDKDFYESAHLSRYGSLDMYEVMKALHDNGFDGYVRPDHGRFIWGETGRPGYGLYDRALGVTYLHGLWEALEKQHQ; from the coding sequence ATGCAAATGACAATGCGCTGGTTTGGACCAGTGGAAGATAAGATTTCGCTGGAATATATTCGACAGGTTCCCGGAGTTGAGGGGGTTGTCGGGGCGCTGTATGACGTTCCGGTTGGCGATGTGTGGTCAATGGAAAAAGTCCGCGCCCTTGCCGATCAGGTTCAACAGGCCGGGCTAAAAATGGACGTGATTGAAAGCGTGAACATTCACGATGATATCAAAATTGGTCTCCCCAGCCGTGACCAACTGATTGCTAACTACCAGCAGACGATCCGTAACCTGGCGGAAATCGGTGTTAAAGTCATCTGCTATAACTTTATGCCAGTCTTTGACTGGATGAAAACAGACATGAATTACGTCCTGCCGGATGGTTCATTGACCATGGCGTTTGAAAAAAAAGGTATCGATAAAACTCTTGATGAAGTGGTGAAAGAAGTGCTGGACAATTCCAACGGTTTTGCCCTGCCGGGCTGGGAGCCGGAACGTCTGGCGAAAGTTCAGGAGTTATTCGCCAAATATAAAGATGTTGATGATGCAAAACTGCGGGAAAACCTGGTCTATTTTCTTGAACGTGTTATTCCGGTATGTGAAGAAGTTGGTATTAAAATGGCCATTCACCCGGACGATCCGCCCTACTCCATTTTTGGATTGCCTCGTATTGTTAAAAACAGAGACGATCTCGACTGGATTTGTAATGCAGTAGATTCTGAAGCCAATGGAATTACATTATGTACTGGCTCCATTGCTGAAGATCCTGATAACGATGTTTATCAAATTCTTGCCGAATTTACCCGTCGCAAGCGTATCCATTTCGCACATGTGCGCAATATCAAATTGATTAAAGATAAAGATTTCTACGAATCCGCGCATTTATCACGCTACGGTTCTCTTGATATGTACGAGGTGATGAAAGCCCTGCATGATAACGGTTTTGACGGGTATGTCCGACCGGATCACGGACGTTTTATCTGGGGAGAAACCGGGCGTCCAGGTTATGGACTTTACGATCGCGCCCTCGGCGTCACTTACCTGCACGGCTTGTGGGAAGCACTCGAAAAACAACATCAATAA
- a CDS encoding gluconate:H+ symporter: protein MSPLLALFWVLVGIALLVLMNLRYKFHNIFALLIAGIFVAVMEGIPLDKIVTVIQDGLGSILGHLALIIIFGAVIGKFMTESGASQQIADTVIKHCGTRFLSVGLMFIGVIFGIAMFYEVAFLIAMPLVLNIAKKANIPYMKLVVPTVVGATMGHSLFPPQPGPVALISAFNADIVQVYLYGILVILPALFCAGILLPKYLPGIKTIPLNSLLKPVEEKTSRDLPSFGISILIPLIPAVLMIVASIIKGFMPTGSELVKVCTFLGSAEISMLLATLAAVWFLGVKRGMTAEGVTHCVSDAIAKIANVLFVISAGGILKQVIVVSGVGDHIVTIMGDLPLSPFIVAWIITAIIRILTGQGAVAAITSAGIVAPMVSAFHLNPALMCLAVACGSNTITLMYDGGFLLFKETFGISMKDTFKTWGLLELINSVVGLGMVLVLSLFIS from the coding sequence ATGTCTCCGCTGTTAGCATTATTTTGGGTGCTGGTAGGTATTGCGCTCCTGGTTCTCATGAACCTCCGCTATAAATTCCACAATATTTTCGCCTTGTTGATTGCCGGTATTTTTGTCGCTGTCATGGAAGGTATTCCCCTGGATAAAATCGTCACGGTAATCCAGGACGGGTTGGGCAGTATTCTCGGTCACCTGGCGTTGATTATTATTTTCGGTGCCGTCATCGGAAAATTTATGACCGAGTCAGGTGCCAGCCAGCAGATCGCTGACACAGTTATCAAACACTGCGGTACACGATTTCTATCTGTTGGATTAATGTTTATCGGCGTTATTTTTGGCATTGCCATGTTTTATGAAGTGGCATTCCTGATTGCAATGCCGCTGGTATTGAACATCGCTAAAAAAGCAAATATCCCGTATATGAAATTAGTGGTCCCGACAGTGGTAGGGGCAACAATGGGGCATAGCCTGTTCCCGCCGCAGCCGGGGCCGGTTGCGCTTATTAGCGCCTTTAATGCCGATATTGTACAGGTCTATCTGTATGGCATTTTAGTGATTCTTCCGGCACTGTTTTGCGCGGGCATTCTGCTGCCAAAATACCTGCCCGGTATCAAAACAATTCCGCTTAATTCGCTGCTTAAACCGGTCGAGGAAAAAACCTCACGGGATTTGCCCTCCTTTGGTATCAGTATATTAATCCCGCTGATCCCGGCGGTGCTAATGATTGTGGCTTCCATCATTAAAGGGTTTATGCCCACCGGCTCAGAACTGGTGAAAGTGTGCACCTTTTTAGGCAGCGCGGAAATCAGTATGCTGCTGGCAACACTTGCCGCCGTCTGGTTTCTCGGCGTGAAACGTGGCATGACGGCGGAGGGTGTGACTCACTGCGTGAGCGACGCTATTGCAAAAATAGCTAACGTTTTGTTTGTGATAAGCGCTGGCGGCATCCTGAAACAGGTGATTGTGGTTTCCGGTGTCGGCGATCATATCGTCACGATTATGGGTGACTTACCTTTGTCGCCGTTTATTGTCGCGTGGATAATTACCGCGATTATTCGCATTCTCACCGGACAGGGCGCGGTAGCGGCTATTACGTCTGCCGGGATTGTTGCACCAATGGTCAGTGCGTTTCATCTCAATCCGGCTCTGATGTGCCTCGCCGTTGCCTGCGGCAGTAACACCATCACGCTAATGTACGATGGTGGCTTTCTGTTGTTCAAAGAAACATTTGGCATTTCAATGAAAGACACCTTCAAAACCTGGGGTCTGCTGGAGCTGATAAACTCTGTGGTCGGCCTGGGAATGGTGCTGGTGCTGAGCCTGTTTATCTCTTAA
- the ghrA gene encoding glyoxylate/hydroxypyruvate reductase GhrA, with translation MDIIFYHPTFDFHYWKAQLEKTLPGATVRQWEEGDRHPADYALVWEPPVEMLKGRPLKAVFALGAGVDSILKKLQAHPEMLAESTSLFRLEDTGMGEQMQEYAVSQVLHWFRRFDDYHAQKLQARWEPLDAYNKEDFTIGILGAGVLGSKVAQTLQAWGFPIRCWSRSRKSWPGVKSFAGQTELAGFLSGTRVLINLLPHTPETVGLINAERLGHLPEGSYLINLARGVHVVEDDLLQALESGKLKGAMLDVFSREPLDPQSPLWAHPRVAMTPHVAAVTRPPEAIAFIARTIAGLENGEEVTGRVDRERGY, from the coding sequence ATGGATATCATCTTTTACCATCCCACCTTTGATTTTCACTACTGGAAAGCGCAGCTGGAAAAGACACTGCCGGGCGCCACGGTACGCCAGTGGGAAGAAGGCGATCGTCACCCTGCGGATTATGCACTGGTCTGGGAGCCGCCGGTGGAGATGCTGAAAGGCCGCCCGCTAAAAGCGGTTTTTGCGCTGGGCGCGGGCGTCGATTCGATTCTGAAAAAGTTACAGGCGCATCCGGAGATGCTGGCGGAGTCGACCTCGCTTTTTCGCCTGGAGGATACTGGCATGGGCGAGCAGATGCAGGAATATGCGGTAAGCCAGGTGCTGCACTGGTTCCGGCGCTTCGACGATTATCATGCGCAAAAGCTTCAGGCGCGCTGGGAGCCGCTGGACGCCTATAACAAAGAGGATTTTACTATCGGCATTCTCGGTGCGGGCGTGCTTGGCAGTAAAGTCGCGCAGACATTACAGGCATGGGGATTCCCGATACGCTGCTGGAGCCGGAGCCGGAAATCGTGGCCCGGCGTGAAAAGCTTTGCCGGGCAGACCGAACTGGCCGGGTTTTTAAGCGGTACGCGCGTGCTAATTAATCTCCTGCCGCATACGCCGGAAACCGTTGGCCTTATTAATGCCGAACGTTTAGGCCACTTGCCGGAGGGAAGCTATTTAATAAATCTGGCGCGCGGCGTCCACGTAGTTGAGGACGATTTATTGCAGGCGCTGGAAAGCGGCAAGCTCAAAGGTGCGATGCTGGATGTCTTCAGCCGCGAACCGCTGGACCCGCAAAGCCCGCTGTGGGCGCATCCGCGCGTGGCGATGACGCCGCATGTTGCCGCCGTAACGCGCCCGCCGGAAGCCATTGCCTTTATCGCCCGTACCATTGCCGGGCTTGAGAATGGCGAAGAGGTTACCGGGCGCGTCGATCGCGAGCGCGGTTACTGA
- a CDS encoding phosphatase, translating to MYPVDLHMHTVASTHAYSTLSDYIAQAKSKGIKLFAITDHGPDMVDAPHHWHFINMRIWPRVVDGVGILRGIEANIKTTPGEIDCTGPMLTSLDLIIAGFHEPVFPPQDEATHTEAMIATMASGSVHIISHPGNPKYPVDIPAIAAAAAKYHVALEINNSSFVHSRKGSDANCRAVAAAVRDAGGWVALGSDSHTAFTLGDFSECRKILDEVHFPEDRILNVSPRRLLDFLESRGMAPIPEFADF from the coding sequence ATGTATCCTGTCGATCTGCATATGCACACTGTCGCCAGCACTCATGCGTACAGCACGCTTAGCGACTACATTGCGCAAGCAAAGAGTAAGGGAATTAAGCTCTTTGCGATCACCGATCACGGCCCGGACATGGTCGATGCACCGCATCACTGGCACTTTATTAATATGCGCATCTGGCCGCGAGTTGTGGATGGCGTCGGCATTTTACGCGGCATTGAAGCCAATATTAAAACCACCCCCGGCGAGATTGACTGTACTGGTCCAATGCTGACCTCGCTCGATCTGATTATCGCCGGTTTTCATGAGCCGGTATTTCCGCCGCAGGATGAAGCTACCCATACCGAAGCGATGATCGCGACCATGGCCAGCGGGTCGGTGCATATCATTAGCCATCCCGGAAACCCGAAATACCCTGTCGATATCCCGGCTATTGCTGCTGCGGCTGCGAAATATCATGTGGCGCTGGAGATCAATAACTCGTCATTTGTGCATTCTCGTAAAGGCAGTGACGCGAACTGTCGGGCGGTAGCGGCTGCGGTTCGCGATGCGGGCGGCTGGGTCGCTCTGGGTTCGGATTCGCATACCGCGTTTACGCTGGGCGATTTTAGCGAATGCCGTAAAATCCTCGATGAGGTTCACTTCCCTGAAGATCGTATCCTCAACGTTTCGCCCCGGCGTTTACTTGATTTTCTGGAGTCGCGCGGCATGGCTCCCATCCCTGAATTTGCCGACTTTTAA
- a CDS encoding molecular chaperone — protein sequence MNEFSILCRVLGSLYYRQPQDPLLVPLFTLIKEGKLAASWPLEQDELLARLQKSVDMDALTADYNALFVGDDCRVAPFRSAWVEGATEGDVRAFLSARGMPLGESPADHFGTLLLAASWLEDQSAEDESEAQDTLFGEFLLPWCDTFLGKVEAHAQTPFWRTLAQLTREAIAAMWEELQEEDAE from the coding sequence ATGAACGAGTTTTCAATCCTGTGCCGCGTCCTCGGTTCGCTCTATTATCGTCAGCCGCAGGATCCGCTGCTGGTGCCGCTGTTCACCCTGATTAAAGAAGGCAAACTGGCCGCCAGCTGGCCGCTGGAACAGGATGAACTGCTGGCCCGCCTGCAAAAAAGCGTCGATATGGACGCGCTGACCGCCGACTACAACGCCCTGTTTGTCGGTGACGACTGCCGCGTTGCGCCGTTCCGCAGCGCGTGGGTGGAAGGGGCGACGGAAGGCGACGTGCGCGCGTTCCTCAGCGCTCGCGGTATGCCGCTGGGGGAAAGCCCGGCAGATCATTTCGGTACGCTGCTGCTGGCGGCTTCCTGGCTGGAAGATCAATCTGCTGAAGACGAGAGTGAAGCCCAGGATACCCTGTTTGGCGAATTCTTACTGCCGTGGTGCGATACTTTCCTGGGCAAGGTCGAAGCGCATGCGCAAACGCCATTCTGGCGCACGCTGGCGCAACTGACGCGCGAGGCGATCGCGGCCATGTGGGAAGAGTTGCAGGAAGAAGATGCTGAGTAA
- a CDS encoding DUF1097 domain-containing protein: MSTLLAIAITTGILSGLWGWVAVSLGLLSWAGFLGCTAYFACPQGGLKGLAISACTLISGIIWALVIIHGSALAPHLESVGYVMTGMVAFLMCIQAKQLLLSFVPGTFMGACATFAGQGDYKLVVPSVMLGLVFGYAMKNSGLWLASRAAKKRFPLNVPE; encoded by the coding sequence ATGAGCACACTTCTCGCTATCGCAATCACCACAGGCATCCTCTCAGGGTTATGGGGCTGGGTAGCCGTCTCCTTAGGTTTGTTGAGCTGGGCCGGGTTTCTTGGCTGCACGGCGTACTTCGCTTGTCCGCAAGGTGGCCTGAAAGGGCTGGCTATTTCAGCCTGCACCCTGATAAGCGGCATAATCTGGGCGCTGGTGATTATTCACGGCAGCGCGCTGGCACCGCATCTGGAAAGTGTGGGCTATGTAATGACCGGTATGGTGGCGTTTTTGATGTGTATCCAGGCGAAGCAGCTTTTATTGTCCTTCGTACCCGGCACGTTTATGGGGGCCTGCGCAACCTTTGCCGGGCAGGGCGACTATAAGCTGGTGGTCCCTTCCGTCATGCTGGGTCTCGTTTTTGGCTATGCCATGAAAAACAGCGGCCTATGGCTGGCGTCCCGCGCGGCTAAAAAGCGCTTTCCGCTGAACGTACCTGAATAA
- a CDS encoding type 1 fimbrial protein, with translation MKLSFYVLLGVMAAGISADAVAGDRTTGGVIHFQGQIVEPPCEVTNTSRDIAVTCQREGKTWTLHRALGNAPQQEIVHDLFDATSLEYLNPQRTLAVYTLQYR, from the coding sequence ATGAAATTATCTTTTTACGTTCTTTTGGGCGTAATGGCCGCGGGGATATCGGCTGACGCAGTCGCTGGCGATCGTACCACGGGCGGGGTGATCCATTTTCAGGGACAGATTGTCGAACCTCCCTGTGAAGTCACCAATACCTCTCGTGATATTGCGGTGACATGTCAGCGTGAAGGGAAAACCTGGACATTGCATCGCGCTTTAGGCAATGCGCCGCAGCAGGAAATTGTTCACGACTTATTTGACGCCACATCGCTGGAATACCTTAATCCGCAACGAACGCTTGCGGTCTATACCCTTCAGTATCGTTAA
- the ymdB gene encoding O-acetyl-ADP-ribose deacetylase, producing MQSRIHVVRGDITTMQVDVIVNAANSSLMGGGGVDGAIHRAAGPALLDACKVVRQQQGECAPGHAVITLAGNLPAKAVIHTVGPVWRGGEHNEARLLEDAYRNSLQLARDNDFHSIAFPAISTGIYGYPKAAAAEIAISAVSDYITRRPQPEQIYFVCYDEENAGLYERLLTRQGDEPVA from the coding sequence ATGCAATCACGCATTCACGTTGTTCGGGGAGACATCACGACCATGCAGGTGGATGTCATCGTTAATGCGGCCAACTCTTCTCTGATGGGCGGCGGCGGTGTGGATGGCGCCATCCATCGCGCGGCCGGGCCCGCGTTGCTGGACGCGTGCAAGGTGGTACGCCAGCAGCAGGGAGAGTGTGCGCCGGGCCATGCGGTGATCACCCTCGCCGGCAACCTTCCGGCAAAAGCGGTCATTCATACCGTGGGGCCAGTCTGGCGCGGGGGGGAGCACAATGAAGCCCGGTTGCTGGAAGATGCATACCGCAACAGTCTGCAGCTCGCCCGCGATAACGATTTTCACTCCATCGCTTTCCCGGCAATCAGTACGGGTATTTACGGTTATCCGAAAGCCGCTGCCGCAGAAATCGCAATTAGTGCCGTTTCGGATTACATTACCCGGCGTCCTCAGCCAGAGCAGATATACTTTGTCTGTTATGATGAGGAAAATGCAGGACTTTATGAGCGATTACTCACCCGGCAGGGAGACGAGCCAGTCGCATAA
- a CDS encoding phospholipase D family protein has translation MMRKMQDFMSDYSPGRETSQSHNTRLGRAIAPARAAHPDLCGLLPLDDSLDAFAARYRLAQMAERTLDVQYYIWEDDMSGRLLFRVLVEAAERGVKVRLLLDDNNTVGLDDTLRLLDAHHNIEVRLFNSFSFRTLRILGYLTDFARLNRRMHNKSFTVDGEVTIIGGRNVGDAYFGAGKEPLFTDLDVMALGEVVQDVAEDFQRYWECKSVSTLQQVLDISEEDITRRVEIPDEWLNDKYAQQYLHKLKTTSFVSRLESGTLPLLWAHTRLLSDDPRKGQGKARKRTLLPQRLMNVMGAPETQIDIISSYFVPGRAGVAMILQMVRRGVKVAILTNSLAANDVAVVHAGYARWRKKLLRHGVELFELKPTSKPAPGLHDSGLTGNSGSSLHAKTFSVDNSKVFIGSFNFDPRSAMLNTEMGFVIDSEPLAQKIHHNFLKSQRHAAWQLKLDRWGRVNWIEEQDGKTIVLKKEPNSRFWKRLLVRLVYRLPVEWLL, from the coding sequence ATGATGAGGAAAATGCAGGACTTTATGAGCGATTACTCACCCGGCAGGGAGACGAGCCAGTCGCATAATACGCGACTGGGGCGAGCAATCGCCCCGGCCCGTGCGGCGCATCCTGACCTTTGTGGCCTTTTACCCCTTGATGATAGCCTTGATGCCTTTGCTGCACGTTACCGGCTGGCGCAGATGGCGGAACGCACTCTGGATGTGCAGTACTATATCTGGGAGGACGATATGTCCGGTCGCCTGCTATTTCGCGTGCTGGTTGAAGCGGCGGAGCGTGGCGTTAAGGTGCGGCTTTTACTGGATGACAACAATACGGTCGGGCTTGACGATACGCTGCGCCTTCTCGACGCCCACCACAATATTGAAGTACGTCTGTTTAACTCCTTTTCCTTTCGCACGCTGCGTATCCTCGGCTATCTGACGGACTTCGCACGCCTTAACCGCCGGATGCACAATAAAAGTTTCACCGTCGATGGCGAAGTCACCATTATTGGCGGCCGAAACGTAGGCGACGCCTATTTTGGCGCGGGCAAGGAGCCGTTATTTACCGATCTGGACGTTATGGCGCTGGGCGAGGTGGTTCAGGATGTGGCGGAGGATTTCCAGCGTTACTGGGAATGCAAGTCGGTCTCGACGCTCCAGCAGGTGCTGGATATTTCGGAAGAGGATATTACCCGACGGGTAGAGATCCCCGATGAATGGCTCAATGACAAATATGCCCAACAGTACCTGCATAAACTCAAAACTACCTCCTTCGTTTCGCGTCTGGAGTCTGGCACACTGCCTCTGCTCTGGGCGCATACCCGCCTGCTGAGCGACGATCCGCGCAAAGGGCAGGGGAAGGCCCGCAAGCGCACGCTGCTGCCGCAGCGCCTGATGAACGTCATGGGCGCCCCGGAAACGCAAATTGATATTATCTCTTCATACTTTGTCCCGGGTCGCGCAGGAGTGGCGATGATCCTGCAAATGGTGCGACGCGGCGTTAAAGTGGCGATACTGACCAACTCGCTGGCGGCAAACGATGTGGCTGTGGTGCACGCGGGCTATGCTCGCTGGCGTAAAAAGCTGCTGCGTCATGGCGTGGAGCTTTTCGAATTAAAGCCCACTTCTAAACCCGCGCCGGGTCTGCACGATAGCGGGCTTACCGGGAACTCGGGCTCCAGTTTGCACGCTAAAACCTTCAGCGTGGATAACAGCAAGGTCTTTATCGGCTCGTTTAACTTCGATCCGCGTTCGGCGATGCTGAATACCGAAATGGGCTTTGTCATCGACAGCGAGCCGCTGGCGCAGAAGATCCACCATAATTTCCTGAAAAGCCAGCGACATGCCGCCTGGCAACTCAAGCTGGATCGCTGGGGAAGAGTAAACTGGATTGAAGAACAGGATGGAAAAACTATCGTGCTAAAGAAGGAGCCGAATTCACGCTTCTGGAAACGTCTTCTGGTGCGTCTGGTCTACCGGTTACCGGTCGAATGGTTGTTATAA